Proteins encoded together in one Thermococcus barophilus MP window:
- a CDS encoding FKBP-type peptidyl-prolyl cis-trans isomerase, whose translation MLMKVGRGDVVRLHYIGKVKETGEIFDTTYEEVAKEAGIYSEKGIYGPVPIAIGAGHVLKGLDEQLEGLEVGKKYTIEVPPEKAFGRRDPKLIKTFTLGQFRRQGIMPFPGLEVEIETESGKKLKGRVLSVSSGRVRVDFNHPLAGKTIIYEVEIVEKIEDPIEKVKALIELRLPMVDLSKVKIEVGEKDVKIDFSDVEIDKNTLILGEIILESDLKFIGYEQVEFKPTIDDLLKPPEVKVEEEIEKEVKEQKSGEEATEESKEEAEKKTEGVKESAEKTEEEKTAEVKEEKEEAKEEAKG comes from the coding sequence ATGCTCATGAAAGTGGGAAGGGGAGATGTTGTAAGACTTCATTACATTGGAAAAGTCAAAGAGACTGGAGAAATCTTTGACACAACGTATGAAGAAGTTGCAAAGGAGGCTGGAATTTACAGCGAAAAGGGTATCTACGGTCCAGTGCCAATTGCAATTGGCGCTGGTCATGTCCTCAAAGGGCTTGATGAGCAACTTGAAGGTCTCGAGGTGGGAAAGAAGTACACAATTGAAGTTCCTCCAGAGAAGGCCTTTGGAAGAAGGGATCCTAAGCTCATTAAGACATTCACCCTTGGTCAGTTTAGAAGGCAGGGAATCATGCCATTTCCCGGATTAGAGGTTGAAATAGAAACTGAAAGTGGGAAGAAGCTTAAAGGGAGGGTTTTGAGTGTTTCAAGTGGGAGGGTTAGAGTTGACTTCAATCATCCCCTTGCAGGAAAGACCATTATATATGAAGTGGAAATTGTAGAAAAGATTGAAGATCCAATTGAGAAGGTTAAAGCATTAATTGAGCTGAGGCTTCCAATGGTTGATCTCAGCAAAGTCAAGATTGAAGTCGGAGAGAAAGATGTAAAGATAGATTTCAGCGATGTTGAGATTGATAAAAACACGCTTATTCTTGGAGAAATCATCCTTGAGAGCGATCTTAAGTTCATTGGATATGAGCAGGTTGAATTTAAGCCCACAATTGATGATCTTTTGAAACCTCCAGAGGTAAAGGTTGAAGAAGAGATAGAAAAAGAGGTAAAGGAGCAGAAAAGCGGAGAAGAGGCAACTGAAGAAAGCAAGGAGGAAGCAGAAAAAAAGACTGAAGGAGTTAAAGAAAGTGCTGAGAAGACAGAAGAAGAGAAAACTGCCGAAGTTAAAGAGGAGAAAGAAGAGGCTAAAGAGGAAGCCAAAGGATGA
- the mrtA gene encoding CPBP family archaeomyxosortase MrtA, whose amino-acid sequence MIAFLLYLVSLIFIILNWHLGKNIYEWAFYDILFYVFLPLTAAYLLGFKPNELGFKIGKREGYIWAFVLFSATLPVSVYASRIESFRSFYPIFSYSSWGDFIFKELLIGAIMFAHEAFYRGILLFPLAEKNEWLGILLQNIPYTLIHIGKPTLEIPYSFIAGIIFAKMDLKSESFLPSFLLHWIGAVAFDVLCII is encoded by the coding sequence ATGATAGCATTTCTTCTTTACTTAGTTTCCTTGATTTTTATTATCCTCAACTGGCATCTGGGTAAAAATATCTACGAATGGGCATTCTATGACATTCTGTTTTATGTATTCTTGCCCCTAACTGCGGCTTACCTTTTGGGATTCAAGCCTAATGAGCTGGGATTTAAGATTGGCAAGAGGGAAGGTTACATCTGGGCATTTGTCCTTTTCTCAGCAACTTTACCGGTGAGCGTTTATGCATCGAGGATAGAGAGCTTCCGGAGCTTTTATCCTATTTTCAGCTACTCCTCTTGGGGTGATTTTATCTTTAAGGAGCTGTTGATAGGAGCAATAATGTTTGCGCATGAAGCGTTTTATAGGGGAATTCTGCTGTTCCCACTGGCAGAAAAAAACGAATGGCTTGGGATTTTGCTCCAGAACATTCCCTATACCCTAATTCACATAGGAAAACCGACACTGGAGATTCCATACTCCTTCATTGCGGGCATAATATTCGCGAAAATGGATTTGAAAAGTGAAAGCTTTCTGCCGAGTTTTCTTTTACACTGGATTGGAGCTGTGGCTTTTGATGTTCTTTGTATTATATGA
- a CDS encoding DUF4097 family beta strand repeat-containing protein, translated as MIEIIEREYEVTEGLRLVISNVSGHIKIKGYDGDTIKMRAEKKWGLFASEPKIKVKKKGNVLKIEAKHKKTFGISLGGSSVNFDILVPKTVEVKKIGSVNSRISISNVKGVIKIGNVNGSIELENVEISKVGNVNGPIKVVLKAVRNDVKISTVNGSIKFLLPKKADAMISASTTNGRILTEGFDNVATSLVGKFGPKSFSAQLGSGKYSVKVSTVNGNIELRLI; from the coding sequence ATGATTGAGATAATTGAGAGGGAGTATGAGGTAACCGAAGGATTAAGGCTTGTCATCAGCAATGTGAGCGGACACATCAAGATAAAAGGCTACGATGGTGATACAATAAAAATGAGAGCGGAGAAGAAATGGGGCCTTTTTGCATCAGAGCCAAAAATCAAAGTCAAAAAAAAGGGAAATGTTCTAAAAATCGAGGCTAAGCATAAGAAAACCTTTGGCATCAGCTTGGGTGGAAGTTCGGTGAATTTTGACATCCTTGTTCCGAAAACCGTTGAAGTAAAGAAAATTGGCAGTGTAAACAGCAGAATCTCAATTTCAAATGTTAAGGGAGTTATTAAAATTGGCAACGTAAATGGGTCAATTGAGCTTGAAAATGTGGAGATCAGCAAAGTTGGAAATGTAAATGGACCGATAAAAGTTGTGCTGAAAGCTGTTAGAAACGATGTAAAAATCTCAACCGTAAACGGGTCGATAAAATTTCTGCTTCCAAAAAAAGCTGATGCAATGATCTCAGCAAGTACAACAAATGGAAGAATATTAACAGAGGGCTTTGATAACGTTGCGACTTCTTTGGTGGGAAAATTTGGACCAAAAAGCTTCAGCGCACAGCTTGGTTCTGGAAAGTATTCAGTCAAAGTCTCTACAGTGAATGGAAACATAGAGCTCAGGCTCATATAA
- a CDS encoding GNAT family N-acetyltransferase, with protein sequence MILRGKVVGSEIPRFKHRWFGILEVETKGERYKLYMSGVAQWFVTGDEVEIHVKGKPKVKNGEKILDFDDYELYKFYQGDKIKVWPLWEREYEAKRYSPLTGELLYTYKIKAREATYESDFEAIAELEQYHYASQKEKVALWRCENGHVFESNTKQKCPVCGSEDVHILEIKGSTPASRFLILELENRKEYEPRILAYVRVDPPIPLMHRRLPNGEIEKNIREKVFPEDWFHPAFWPERIMKELYEELKKKYPKKVARSMLWEEAKWQALRESNTAGARIARVVVHPDYRSDGLGQLSVKAALEWIKERRIPEMRKRKHIVETIAQMARYNPFFEKVGFKFLWETASGRPVLFYPLSEEAKEYIERFLRDDPYAPKDGKLWRPSYGKVEPLKGSIVFKNVSKVFESELDIRGLPEEIQELLKAFGVRHRVIQRPVLRNLNFEIKPKELIVVVGASGAGKTTLLRLILGAAKGYWEEKYRPTGGEIEVPENVKVSVMIPGEFEPSFGSESILEHVYRKIRDLNAAVEVLNRSGLSDAVLYRAKFSELSTGQKERAKIASLLAEKPNLLLMDEFAAHLDTLTAMRVAKKVSEIIREAGITAVIITHRPEVVKALDPDKLLFVGYGTVRVSKGSAHS encoded by the coding sequence ATGATTCTTAGAGGTAAAGTCGTTGGTAGTGAAATTCCACGCTTCAAGCACCGATGGTTTGGAATTCTTGAAGTTGAGACTAAGGGGGAAAGATATAAGCTCTACATGAGTGGCGTTGCTCAGTGGTTTGTAACTGGAGATGAAGTTGAAATTCACGTGAAGGGGAAGCCAAAAGTCAAAAATGGTGAAAAAATCCTTGATTTTGATGACTATGAGCTTTACAAGTTCTATCAGGGGGACAAAATTAAAGTTTGGCCACTGTGGGAGAGGGAGTATGAAGCAAAGCGCTATTCTCCATTAACTGGTGAACTGCTCTATACCTACAAGATTAAGGCGAGGGAAGCAACTTACGAGAGCGACTTTGAGGCAATAGCGGAGCTTGAGCAGTATCATTATGCATCGCAGAAGGAGAAAGTTGCGCTCTGGAGATGCGAGAACGGACACGTATTTGAGTCGAATACGAAGCAGAAGTGCCCGGTCTGCGGGAGCGAAGATGTTCACATCTTGGAGATTAAAGGTTCAACCCCGGCATCACGCTTCTTAATCCTTGAGCTCGAGAACAGAAAGGAGTATGAGCCAAGAATCTTGGCTTACGTTAGAGTTGATCCACCAATTCCTCTGATGCACCGTCGCTTACCAAACGGTGAAATAGAGAAGAACATTCGTGAAAAGGTTTTTCCAGAGGACTGGTTCCATCCGGCATTCTGGCCCGAGCGTATAATGAAGGAGCTTTATGAAGAGCTCAAGAAGAAATATCCTAAAAAAGTCGCCCGCTCAATGCTCTGGGAGGAAGCAAAGTGGCAGGCTTTGAGAGAGAGCAACACTGCTGGAGCGAGAATTGCAAGGGTTGTTGTCCATCCAGACTACCGCTCCGATGGGCTTGGCCAATTAAGCGTTAAAGCTGCATTAGAATGGATTAAGGAAAGAAGAATCCCAGAGATGAGAAAGAGGAAGCACATAGTAGAGACAATAGCTCAAATGGCTCGCTATAACCCCTTCTTTGAAAAAGTTGGCTTTAAGTTTTTATGGGAAACAGCAAGTGGAAGACCTGTCCTCTTTTATCCGCTAAGCGAAGAGGCTAAAGAATACATAGAGCGCTTTTTAAGGGATGATCCATACGCTCCTAAAGACGGAAAACTGTGGAGGCCAAGCTATGGAAAAGTTGAGCCGTTAAAAGGCTCAATAGTCTTCAAAAATGTAAGCAAGGTCTTCGAGAGCGAACTTGACATAAGGGGTCTTCCCGAGGAAATTCAGGAGCTTTTGAAGGCTTTTGGGGTAAGACATAGAGTTATTCAGAGACCTGTCCTGAGAAATCTAAACTTTGAAATCAAGCCAAAAGAGCTGATTGTGGTGGTCGGAGCAAGCGGAGCCGGAAAGACAACTCTTTTACGCTTAATCCTTGGAGCAGCCAAAGGCTACTGGGAAGAGAAGTACAGACCAACAGGTGGAGAAATTGAAGTGCCAGAAAACGTTAAGGTTTCGGTCATGATTCCAGGCGAATTTGAGCCATCCTTTGGTTCGGAGAGCATACTGGAGCACGTTTACAGAAAAATTAGGGATTTAAATGCAGCAGTTGAAGTTTTAAACCGCTCCGGCTTGAGCGATGCTGTGCTTTACAGGGCAAAGTTTAGTGAGCTTTCCACAGGACAGAAGGAGAGGGCTAAGATAGCATCTCTGCTTGCGGAGAAGCCAAATCTATTACTTATGGACGAATTTGCTGCACACCTCGATACACTAACCGCTATGAGGGTTGCAAAGAAGGTCAGCGAAATAATTCGTGAAGCAGGCATTACAGCGGTGATAATTACCCACAGACCTGAGGTCGTTAAAGCCCTCGATCCGGATAAGTTGCTCTTTGTTGGCTATGGCACAGTTAGGGTCAGCAAAGGAAGTGCTCACTCCTGA
- a CDS encoding prolyl oligopeptidase family serine peptidase — translation MEDPYLWMENLNDERVLKFIEEENKRFREFIEDLPEKLIDDVRKYYYLPNIWEAQITKRGTFVKINEAGRQLIKLLETGEIIVDSKKLEEELGDEILLQGFTVDRDGKRLAYNFSIGGADEGITRIVNLETGEIIEEIKPSLWNIVFLDDGYYFARFYRKEKTPDGISAPAERIFLKKGEDEVMVSGEGFGSGYFMNLHKSTDGKWAMLTVTFGWNKADIYLGPIDEPEKWRKVYSSDVPAHPIDVINGKLYIYTRKGRGLGKVIAIENGKVEEIIPEDEFPLEWAVIVNDKILAGYLVHASSKLKVFTLEGELIDGISFKMPAQVYPLDNDGEQVLLRYESFTVPYRLYRFRDRLELIDEIKVEGEFEVSEDFATSKDGTRVHYFMVKKKGTKSDKAWVFGYGGFNIALLPRFVPQVIPFIERGGTFVMTNLRGGSEYGEEWHRQGMRENKQNVFDDFIAVLEKLKREGYKVAAWGRSNGGLLVSAVLVQRPDVMDAALIGYPVIDMLRFHKLYIGSVWIPEYGNPDEPKDRKFLLKYSPYHNVKPQKYPPTLIYTGLHDDRVHPAHALKFAKKLKDVGAPVYLRVETKSGHMGASPETRIKELADLLAFVIKVLGVD, via the coding sequence TTGGAAGACCCTTATCTCTGGATGGAGAATCTGAATGATGAGAGAGTTCTAAAGTTCATTGAGGAGGAAAACAAGCGCTTTAGGGAATTCATTGAGGATTTGCCAGAAAAGCTGATTGATGATGTGAGGAAGTACTACTATCTGCCCAACATCTGGGAAGCTCAAATCACAAAGAGAGGAACCTTTGTGAAGATAAATGAAGCAGGAAGACAGCTCATAAAACTCCTCGAGACTGGAGAAATTATAGTTGATTCCAAAAAGCTTGAGGAAGAGCTTGGCGATGAGATTCTCCTTCAAGGATTTACAGTTGACAGAGATGGGAAAAGATTAGCCTACAACTTCTCAATTGGAGGGGCTGATGAGGGGATAACGAGGATAGTTAACCTTGAAACTGGGGAAATCATTGAGGAAATAAAGCCATCCTTGTGGAATATCGTTTTCCTCGATGATGGTTATTATTTTGCCCGCTTCTACCGAAAAGAAAAGACTCCCGATGGAATTTCTGCTCCAGCGGAGAGAATTTTCCTGAAGAAAGGGGAAGACGAGGTTATGGTTTCTGGCGAAGGATTTGGTTCGGGCTATTTCATGAATCTGCACAAGAGCACGGATGGAAAGTGGGCAATGCTGACGGTTACATTCGGCTGGAACAAAGCCGATATTTATCTCGGCCCAATTGATGAGCCAGAAAAGTGGAGGAAGGTTTATTCAAGCGATGTTCCAGCACATCCGATAGATGTCATCAACGGAAAGCTCTACATCTACACACGCAAAGGAAGAGGGCTTGGAAAAGTTATTGCAATCGAAAATGGCAAAGTTGAAGAAATAATCCCCGAAGATGAGTTTCCGCTTGAGTGGGCGGTTATTGTTAATGATAAAATACTTGCTGGCTATTTGGTTCATGCTTCCTCTAAACTTAAGGTGTTTACACTTGAGGGGGAGCTTATAGATGGGATAAGCTTTAAGATGCCTGCACAAGTTTACCCGCTTGACAATGATGGAGAGCAGGTTTTACTCAGATACGAGAGTTTTACAGTTCCATACAGGCTTTACCGCTTTAGAGACAGGCTTGAGCTGATTGATGAGATCAAAGTTGAAGGAGAATTTGAAGTCAGTGAAGATTTTGCAACCTCAAAAGATGGAACAAGGGTTCATTATTTCATGGTCAAGAAGAAAGGGACAAAAAGCGATAAAGCTTGGGTTTTCGGATATGGGGGCTTCAACATTGCCCTGCTCCCACGGTTCGTTCCTCAGGTGATTCCCTTCATTGAACGCGGTGGCACATTTGTGATGACAAACTTAAGAGGTGGCAGCGAATACGGTGAGGAGTGGCACCGTCAAGGAATGAGGGAGAACAAGCAGAACGTCTTTGACGACTTCATAGCTGTTTTGGAGAAGCTCAAGAGAGAAGGGTATAAAGTTGCCGCTTGGGGAAGGAGCAACGGAGGGCTTTTGGTTTCAGCGGTTTTGGTTCAGAGACCAGATGTTATGGATGCCGCTTTGATAGGCTATCCCGTTATAGACATGCTGAGGTTTCATAAACTCTACATTGGAAGCGTTTGGATTCCAGAATATGGAAATCCAGATGAGCCAAAGGACAGAAAGTTTTTGCTGAAGTATTCTCCCTATCATAATGTAAAACCTCAAAAATACCCGCCGACGCTAATCTACACTGGTCTGCACGATGACAGGGTTCATCCTGCACATGCTTTGAAGTTCGCTAAAAAACTGAAGGACGTTGGGGCACCTGTCTATCTACGCGTTGAGACGAAGAGTGGACACATGGGCGCTTCGCCAGAGACGAGGATAAAGGAACTGGCAGATTTATTGGCGTTTGTGATTAAGGTGCTTGGCGTAGATTAA
- a CDS encoding ATP-binding protein, protein MKHFVDRKNELRAIREKLMSRKFELIVIYGRRRVGKTRLVLEAVKDFPHIYYLAVESDNLRHFRKTAERIAPEVRYTREDWESLLHALKGKVIIIDEFPNMIKEDPKVVSIFQRAVDLDLSNSNTKLILLGSSVSMMTEKVLSYKSPLYGRRTGSMKLKPMEFFTLREFFPGISWKELIEIYGLTDGIPFYIIQVKLPFWEWLEKELLNPVSFFRDEVDFLLRYEFTETRTYRRILEAIALGKTTPKEIKDFTGMRHSDITPYLRNLIETDLVVREVPVTEKPASKKGRYYVADNFLAFWFRYIYPNLSRIEAGTFDIAEIREDYSRYLGWVFEKVARQFLVRLNKAGRLPFRFTKIGKWWHKSEEIDLVALNEREKKVLFVEVKWKDLREREAKGVLRNLERKSKLVGLEDWEKAYGMIARNIGGKEDVRGSGYFAWDLGDF, encoded by the coding sequence ATGAAACACTTCGTGGACAGAAAAAATGAGCTGAGGGCAATAAGGGAAAAGCTGATGAGCAGGAAATTTGAGCTGATCGTGATATACGGTAGAAGGAGGGTTGGAAAAACCCGACTTGTTCTTGAGGCAGTTAAAGATTTCCCTCACATCTACTATCTGGCGGTTGAGAGTGACAACCTCAGACATTTTCGGAAAACTGCGGAGAGAATAGCCCCTGAAGTGAGATATACAAGGGAAGACTGGGAAAGCCTGCTCCATGCTCTGAAAGGAAAGGTGATAATCATAGACGAGTTTCCCAACATGATCAAGGAAGACCCCAAAGTTGTTTCCATCTTTCAAAGAGCGGTTGACCTTGATCTCTCGAATTCAAACACTAAGCTCATACTCCTCGGTTCTTCAGTAAGCATGATGACCGAGAAGGTGCTGAGCTACAAGAGCCCACTCTACGGGAGGAGAACGGGTTCAATGAAGCTTAAACCAATGGAGTTCTTCACCTTAAGGGAGTTCTTTCCGGGAATAAGCTGGAAAGAGCTGATTGAGATTTACGGACTTACCGATGGAATACCCTTCTACATAATCCAAGTTAAACTGCCCTTCTGGGAATGGCTTGAGAAAGAGCTGCTCAATCCCGTGAGCTTCTTCAGGGATGAGGTTGATTTTCTGCTCAGGTATGAATTCACGGAAACAAGAACATACAGGAGAATACTTGAGGCAATAGCACTCGGTAAAACGACGCCAAAGGAGATAAAGGACTTCACGGGGATGAGGCATTCTGACATAACTCCCTACCTTAGAAACCTTATTGAAACCGATTTAGTTGTGAGGGAGGTTCCAGTCACAGAAAAGCCTGCCTCAAAGAAGGGACGCTACTACGTTGCTGACAACTTCTTGGCATTCTGGTTCCGCTACATTTATCCCAATTTGTCAAGGATTGAGGCGGGAACCTTCGACATTGCAGAGATACGGGAGGATTACAGTCGGTATCTCGGCTGGGTTTTTGAGAAAGTTGCGAGGCAGTTCCTTGTTAGGCTAAATAAAGCCGGAAGACTTCCGTTTAGGTTCACCAAGATTGGGAAGTGGTGGCATAAGAGCGAGGAAATTGATTTGGTTGCGTTGAATGAGCGTGAAAAAAAGGTGCTTTTTGTTGAGGTTAAGTGGAAGGATCTGAGAGAGAGGGAAGCTAAAGGTGTTCTGAGAAATTTGGAGAGGAAGAGCAAGCTGGTTGGTTTAGAGGACTGGGAGAAAGCTTATGGCATGATCGCCAGAAACATTGGGGGAAAAGAGGACGTTAGGGGAAGTGGATATTTTGCATGGGATTTAGGGGATTTTTGA
- a CDS encoding WD40 repeat domain-containing protein: MGSVKKRWIANFVLLLLALYSANYAKVISEKDPVLNTLWRLNFGNFEENIAGIKFIDSRIVVATSYRGIAKHAKNGHLIIVDEKGNVIGNTTLLHLVASFDASKRIIALGTANFKWLNESTFTFSPFYLIAYSPNGSELWRRKFNATSVSTAGDLIVARGYIKNGSIVRVFDIGGNELWSLDFGDKVTTNGKVVAVAEKGKIYLFSRNGKLIKAFNPWKGAVARMGLTDDGKLVVVFYSRDGQFLGVYDRNGNFLWGKTFLHVEDFAISQKYLLIYDGVLHIFDWSGRELWSNTKYHPLYPEIGIALGKIALSPDGKFIAYGNAGVKFIINPLFDRDKDGILDENDAIPINNGLFLRIVMTLIVGGLALWVNLWERKKEREEARKRYEEIKNRLNL; this comes from the coding sequence GTGGGCTCTGTGAAAAAGAGGTGGATTGCCAATTTCGTGCTGCTTTTGTTAGCTCTTTATTCTGCTAATTATGCTAAAGTAATCTCGGAAAAAGACCCCGTGTTGAACACTTTGTGGAGGCTAAATTTTGGAAATTTTGAGGAGAATATTGCAGGCATTAAATTCATAGATAGTCGAATAGTAGTTGCGACCTCTTATAGGGGTATTGCAAAGCATGCTAAAAATGGTCACCTCATTATCGTTGATGAGAAAGGCAACGTGATCGGAAATACCACTCTTTTGCACCTTGTTGCTTCTTTCGATGCCTCTAAGAGGATCATTGCATTGGGAACTGCGAATTTCAAATGGCTTAATGAATCTACCTTCACATTTTCTCCTTTTTATCTTATAGCGTACTCTCCAAACGGCTCTGAGCTATGGAGAAGGAAGTTTAACGCAACATCGGTGAGCACTGCTGGGGATTTAATTGTAGCGAGAGGCTATATAAAGAATGGTAGTATTGTGAGGGTCTTTGATATAGGTGGAAACGAGCTCTGGAGTCTGGATTTTGGTGATAAGGTTACAACGAATGGAAAGGTTGTTGCAGTTGCTGAGAAAGGCAAAATTTATCTCTTTTCCAGAAATGGGAAACTTATAAAAGCTTTCAACCCTTGGAAAGGTGCAGTTGCTCGTATGGGACTCACAGATGATGGAAAGCTTGTTGTGGTTTTCTACTCCCGCGATGGACAGTTCTTGGGAGTTTATGACAGGAACGGCAACTTTCTTTGGGGCAAAACTTTTCTGCATGTAGAAGATTTTGCAATCTCACAGAAATATCTCCTTATATATGATGGGGTATTGCATATATTTGACTGGTCCGGAAGGGAGCTCTGGAGCAATACGAAGTATCATCCTTTATATCCAGAAATAGGCATTGCTCTGGGAAAAATTGCCCTCTCCCCTGATGGGAAATTCATAGCTTATGGAAATGCTGGAGTAAAGTTTATTATAAACCCACTTTTTGATAGGGATAAAGACGGCATTCTGGATGAGAACGATGCTATTCCTATAAATAACGGACTGTTCTTGAGAATTGTGATGACCCTTATTGTAGGTGGTTTGGCACTTTGGGTAAATCTATGGGAGCGAAAGAAGGAGCGCGAAGAAGCAAGAAAAAGATATGAGGAAATTAAAAACCGTTTAAATCTTTAA
- a CDS encoding PQQ-like beta-propeller repeat protein yields the protein MVMKSWVKSFLGSFILLSVISLVGYYDYIKSQAYLNDPLWSLDKFTTGGFIRGNFYGDKLVVVETNLSRFSNEGSVVMLFSKRGELLGKFKTEFKVYSFVVANDTLFVSESKILDIKGSTVYTQNFVSAYSLDGKLLWRRNISAFALAYSNGRIFGIDKGNIFALDNSGNLLWKKTIEGNPYRMLSCEKLIIVSTENMKRYEVPAFSPSGNFLWKLENDVSALDTNCHYILMRGSNWYGLFDMNGNELWIKEVSPKNQVIFKKDGISFYNFYAHIDRNGNVYLSEADSFTILDTNGKVIAYYNMPIGYFQISPDGRLIFDEYHVFVNPLYDRDHDKIPDDEDVFPLNNELLHQLFSAFGISFIFASLYEWRKKKEGRKAHEEYLRLKRELERRI from the coding sequence GTGGTAATGAAAAGCTGGGTGAAGAGTTTCTTAGGAAGCTTTATCCTGCTTTCAGTTATCTCTCTCGTGGGCTACTACGATTATATAAAAAGCCAGGCATACCTAAATGACCCCCTCTGGAGCCTTGACAAATTCACCACCGGCGGGTTTATTAGAGGCAACTTTTATGGTGACAAGCTTGTCGTCGTTGAGACAAATTTGAGTAGGTTCTCAAACGAAGGAAGTGTCGTTATGTTGTTCTCGAAGCGAGGGGAGCTTTTGGGAAAATTTAAAACGGAATTTAAGGTATATTCCTTTGTAGTTGCCAATGACACACTGTTTGTGAGTGAGTCAAAAATTCTCGATATAAAAGGCTCAACGGTATATACACAGAATTTTGTCTCTGCATATTCCCTCGATGGAAAGCTTCTCTGGCGGCGGAACATCTCTGCCTTTGCTTTAGCTTACTCCAATGGCAGAATTTTTGGAATTGACAAAGGGAATATATTTGCCCTTGACAATAGCGGTAATCTGCTTTGGAAGAAGACAATTGAAGGAAATCCATACAGAATGCTTTCGTGTGAGAAGCTAATCATAGTGAGCACTGAAAACATGAAAAGATATGAGGTGCCGGCATTTTCCCCCTCTGGGAATTTTCTTTGGAAGCTTGAAAATGACGTATCCGCACTGGACACTAACTGTCATTACATTTTAATGCGGGGAAGCAACTGGTATGGTCTCTTTGACATGAACGGCAATGAACTGTGGATAAAAGAAGTATCTCCAAAGAATCAAGTCATCTTCAAAAAGGATGGGATCAGCTTTTACAACTTTTACGCCCACATAGACAGGAATGGAAATGTTTATTTAAGCGAAGCAGATTCCTTCACAATCCTCGATACTAACGGGAAAGTTATCGCCTATTACAACATGCCAATTGGATACTTTCAGATTTCTCCGGATGGAAGGCTTATTTTCGATGAATATCATGTGTTTGTGAATCCGCTCTATGACAGAGACCACGATAAAATTCCCGACGATGAAGATGTTTTTCCTCTAAATAACGAATTGCTGCACCAGCTTTTCTCTGCTTTTGGGATTAGTTTCATCTTTGCCTCACTCTATGAATGGCGGAAGAAAAAAGAAGGCAGAAAAGCCCATGAAGAGTACTTAAGGCTGAAGAGAGAGCTGGAGAGAAGAATATAA